Proteins found in one Acidobacteriota bacterium genomic segment:
- a CDS encoding VOC family protein has translation MTDIGLTHIALPVTDVEASIAFYTRYANMQVVHRRHDTSTNTTVVWLSDRTRPFAIVLIGVPLVTVRLSPFAHLGVGCASREEVDRLCAQARAEGCLISGPADAGVPVGYWAFLRDPDGHTLELAFGQEVGLTVESVPS, from the coding sequence ATGACTGACATCGGATTGACTCATATTGCACTCCCCGTGACGGACGTTGAGGCCAGCATCGCTTTTTATACCCGATATGCGAATATGCAGGTGGTTCACCGCCGGCATGACACGAGCACCAATACCACTGTGGTCTGGTTAAGCGACCGAACGCGCCCGTTTGCCATTGTTTTGATTGGTGTTCCTCTGGTCACAGTTCGCCTGTCGCCTTTCGCCCATCTGGGAGTGGGGTGTGCTTCGCGTGAAGAAGTTGACCGATTGTGCGCCCAGGCTCGCGCCGAAGGATGTTTGATTTCCGGTCCTGCGGATGCCGGCGTACCGGTTGGATACTGGGCTTTTCTTCGGGACCCGGATGGACATACACTGGAACTCGCTTTCGGTCAGGAAGTCGGTCTGACCGTCGAATCAGTTCCATCATAG
- a CDS encoding DNA starvation/stationary phase protection protein, protein MLIQKFGELDGYGVGLGENERTRLIEVLNRNIANAALLATKYKKYHWTVSGALFRELHLLFDDHATNVNETIDEQAERVMTLGGVPIGSQEEHLKFGTLKSAEPGILTPDTMLEDLLHDHHKVILELRADIETATGCGDPGTADLFTRIVQVHEKDAWFIAEHRKRDR, encoded by the coding sequence ATGTTGATTCAGAAGTTTGGTGAGTTGGATGGATATGGAGTTGGACTTGGTGAAAACGAACGGACTCGATTGATTGAAGTCCTCAATCGAAATATTGCCAACGCCGCCTTGCTGGCAACCAAGTACAAAAAATATCACTGGACGGTTTCCGGTGCTCTGTTTCGTGAGCTTCACTTGCTCTTTGACGACCATGCCACGAACGTGAATGAAACTATTGATGAGCAGGCTGAACGGGTGATGACCCTGGGTGGTGTCCCGATTGGAAGCCAGGAAGAACACCTCAAATTTGGCACGCTCAAATCAGCGGAGCCGGGAATTCTCACTCCAGACACGATGCTTGAAGATTTGCTCCACGATCACCACAAAGTGATTTTGGAGCTCCGGGCCGACATTGAAACGGCGACCGGATGTGGCGATCCTGGAACGGCTGATCTCTTTACCCGGATTGTTCAGGTTCACGAAAAAGACGCGTGGTTTATTGCCGAGCATCGCAAGCGGGATCGGTGA
- a CDS encoding YkgJ family cysteine cluster protein, giving the protein MSTTTALAQYQALLNWITQTTFDLTSQFPTEITCHRGCTGCCQQHLSVFEVEAENLRQFLKILPESVRQKLSHQARATLDREARFKAETIAPDTEFPPDPASSIPCPALVDGDCAVYPARPVICRTHGFPLLYVDEETDEALLDVCPLNFTEAEDRLESLTESDVIPMTDINEHLVRANLAFLQNTTGGTANALNRRSIAEILLSVVSSQ; this is encoded by the coding sequence ATGTCAACCACTACAGCCCTGGCCCAGTATCAAGCCCTCTTGAATTGGATTACCCAAACCACATTTGATTTGACCAGCCAGTTTCCAACTGAAATCACCTGCCACCGAGGGTGTACCGGGTGTTGTCAGCAACATCTATCAGTTTTTGAAGTCGAGGCAGAAAACCTGCGTCAATTTCTCAAAATCCTTCCAGAATCAGTCCGCCAAAAGCTATCTCACCAGGCACGCGCCACGCTTGATCGCGAAGCCCGATTTAAAGCTGAAACTATCGCACCTGATACTGAGTTCCCGCCTGACCCGGCAAGCTCCATCCCCTGTCCAGCATTAGTTGATGGCGATTGCGCGGTATACCCGGCGCGTCCCGTGATTTGTCGCACGCACGGGTTTCCACTGCTCTACGTGGATGAAGAAACGGATGAAGCCTTGCTTGATGTTTGCCCACTCAACTTCACTGAAGCCGAAGACAGGCTTGAATCGCTCACCGAATCTGACGTGATTCCAATGACCGATATCAACGAGCATCTCGTCCGGGCCAATTTGGCCTTTCTCCAAAACACAACCGGCGGCACAGCCAATGCGCTGAACCGCCGGTCAATTGCGGAAATTCTTTTGTCAGTAGTCAGTAGTCAGTAG
- a CDS encoding Gfo/Idh/MocA family oxidoreductase, with protein sequence MATSTSTLRVALIGTGRVGRIRARELNLRNDVRLVAVASHSLTRAQELAAPYQAEATTDWETLVKRPDVDVVMVCTLNQQHAPICEAALHARKHTSVDYPAALSLAETQRLIDLARGQSIVFHVEHIELLAPWFQALVNNLSKVGQPLAVLWGDLSARKPSLEDWTFNINSGFSLFAGASVLSRLIRLAGPAQWIDASETLVGTTDDGFFQSRFTTAHIGFANGVIGQIADAAGLAVTGVSHALTIIGTQGMLVAKNRQQVKLAIGTEVIDILPMAHHLSHFAQDVTSFVEAIRLGKPTYVSLDHVLQVMQLADAAERSCREGRRVVLN encoded by the coding sequence GTGGCGACTTCAACTTCAACCCTGCGTGTGGCACTCATTGGGACCGGGCGTGTGGGACGCATCCGGGCCCGCGAACTCAACCTGCGCAATGATGTTCGATTGGTTGCGGTGGCGTCACATTCTTTGACTCGGGCTCAGGAACTGGCGGCACCGTATCAGGCTGAAGCCACGACCGACTGGGAAACACTGGTCAAACGACCCGATGTTGATGTGGTGATGGTATGTACCTTAAATCAACAGCATGCGCCCATTTGTGAAGCGGCACTCCATGCCCGCAAACATACTTCGGTGGATTATCCGGCTGCCCTCTCGCTGGCTGAAACTCAGCGTCTGATTGATCTGGCCAGAGGTCAATCCATTGTGTTCCACGTGGAACATATTGAACTGCTCGCCCCCTGGTTTCAAGCACTGGTCAATAACCTGTCGAAAGTTGGTCAACCGCTGGCTGTATTATGGGGCGATTTGAGTGCCCGAAAACCATCATTGGAGGATTGGACTTTTAATATCAATTCCGGTTTTTCCTTGTTTGCTGGGGCTTCGGTGCTCAGCCGGTTGATCCGACTGGCTGGACCCGCCCAGTGGATTGATGCTTCTGAGACCCTGGTTGGCACCACCGATGACGGCTTCTTCCAAAGCCGCTTTACCACGGCGCACATTGGCTTTGCCAATGGTGTGATTGGTCAAATTGCGGATGCCGCCGGACTCGCCGTGACTGGTGTTTCACATGCGCTGACCATCATTGGAACTCAAGGAATGCTGGTTGCCAAGAATCGCCAGCAGGTCAAACTGGCCATCGGTACTGAAGTAATTGATATTCTCCCCATGGCCCATCACCTGAGCCACTTTGCCCAGGATGTGACCTCCTTTGTCGAAGCCATTCGATTGGGAAAACCGACCTATGTCTCGCTTGATCATGTGCTCCAGGTTATGCAACTGGCCGATGCTGCCGAACGATCTTGCCGCGAAGGCCGACGCGTTGTGCTCAATTGA
- the mnmE gene encoding tRNA uridine-5-carboxymethylaminomethyl(34) synthesis GTPase MnmE, producing the protein MSLSQTALQDTIVAISTPPGRGAIGMVRLSGLQALSIAKQLFHSRSVLDEVPFRAVRGDLLDLDSSAPIDDGLAIYFPRPRSFTGEDVIEFHCHGAPIVLQRVVQMAIRSGARTALPGEFTMRAFLNGRINLTQAEGIRDLINAQTAYQAQLAVRQTRGELSLKLQPAKESLLSMIVHMESSVEFVEENLDTHTRNHIIDQLTKLETELGALVATYKAGHLVRQGVSLAIIGRPNVGKSSLFNALLDSDRAIVTDLPGTTRDTLTESLAISGIPVRLVDTAGIRATTDVVEKIGVERSYAALNEADVVVLVVDVATGIQPEDENLMQLLSDRHAVVVLNKTDLPHQADEFISAIERQHLDVPIVSVSAKTRSGLHELREAIWQVCSGASLDSQPDMLITDARHAEKLNETLESLSAAREALIEGYSEEVPLAGMHRALGALGEITGEVTVEQIFDRIFATFCIGK; encoded by the coding sequence ATGTCCCTATCCCAAACTGCTTTACAAGACACGATTGTGGCGATTTCAACGCCTCCTGGACGCGGTGCCATTGGCATGGTTCGCTTGAGTGGCCTGCAGGCGCTCTCTATTGCGAAACAGCTTTTTCACAGCCGGAGCGTCCTTGATGAAGTTCCCTTCCGGGCAGTGCGCGGTGATTTGTTGGATCTGGATTCCAGTGCGCCCATTGATGATGGGCTGGCGATTTATTTCCCTCGTCCACGCTCGTTTACTGGCGAAGACGTGATTGAATTTCACTGCCACGGGGCACCGATTGTGCTCCAGCGAGTGGTGCAGATGGCGATTCGAAGCGGCGCCCGGACGGCGCTTCCGGGCGAATTTACCATGCGTGCGTTCCTCAATGGCCGCATCAATTTGACTCAGGCGGAAGGCATCCGTGATCTCATCAATGCTCAGACCGCCTATCAGGCCCAACTGGCGGTTCGGCAAACGCGCGGCGAACTCTCGCTCAAACTTCAGCCTGCCAAGGAATCGCTGCTCTCGATGATTGTGCATATGGAATCGTCGGTTGAGTTTGTCGAAGAAAACCTTGATACCCATACCCGAAACCACATCATTGACCAGTTGACCAAACTTGAAACTGAACTTGGGGCACTGGTTGCGACCTACAAAGCTGGTCACCTGGTCCGACAGGGCGTCAGTCTCGCCATTATTGGCCGTCCAAATGTCGGCAAATCAAGTCTGTTTAATGCCCTGCTTGATTCAGACCGGGCGATTGTCACCGACTTGCCGGGAACAACCCGCGACACATTAACCGAAAGCCTTGCCATTTCAGGTATCCCGGTCAGGCTGGTGGATACGGCGGGCATTCGTGCCACAACGGATGTGGTTGAAAAGATCGGTGTCGAACGCAGTTATGCCGCCCTCAACGAAGCCGATGTCGTGGTCCTGGTGGTTGATGTGGCGACTGGCATTCAGCCTGAAGATGAAAACTTGATGCAGTTGCTCAGTGATCGGCACGCGGTGGTTGTCCTCAATAAAACCGATTTGCCGCACCAGGCGGATGAATTTATTTCGGCGATTGAACGGCAGCATCTGGACGTGCCAATCGTTTCCGTTTCAGCCAAAACCAGATCTGGATTGCACGAACTCCGCGAAGCCATCTGGCAGGTCTGTAGTGGTGCTTCGCTTGATAGCCAGCCGGATATGCTCATCACTGATGCCCGACACGCTGAAAAACTCAATGAAACGCTTGAATCACTCAGCGCTGCCCGTGAAGCCTTGATTGAAGGATATTCAGAAGAAGTGCCACTGGCGGGAATGCACCGCGCCCTTGGTGCCCTGGGGGAAATCACAGGTGAAGTCACCGTCGAGCAGATTTTCGACCGGATTTTTGCAACGTTTTGTATTGGAAAATAG
- a CDS encoding AAA family ATPase produces MMFQNPFRPGAGHPPPYLAGRDQETKEFHKLLRQTVILENLILTGLRGVGKTVLLDTFKPIAIQEGWKWSSTDFSESASVNEENLAIRLLTDLAVISSSIEISQKEIQQIGFTATAKVVRQTLNFEILQYLYKQTPGLVSDKLKFVLEFVWKHLQNTPCRGIIIAYDEAQNLSDQSAKEQYPLSMLLDVFQSIQKKGIPLMLVLTGLPTLFPKLVEARTFAERMFRIVTLTRLNESASREAIEKPIKDTNCPVTFTAESVNSIVDLSNGYPYFIQFICREAFDAFIQQTEREKTGQLPVDEILRKLDSDFFSGRWNRATDRQRELLSVISSLKNCDEEFTVQEIVDKSKSKSGKSFSSSHVNQMLSKLAEAGLVYKNRFGKYSFAVPLLGKFIQRQEKTA; encoded by the coding sequence ATGATGTTCCAAAACCCATTCCGACCAGGAGCCGGTCACCCGCCACCCTATCTTGCCGGGCGAGATCAAGAGACAAAAGAATTTCACAAATTATTGCGGCAAACCGTCATTCTTGAAAATTTAATCTTGACTGGGCTTCGAGGAGTTGGGAAAACAGTGCTGTTGGATACCTTCAAGCCGATTGCTATTCAAGAAGGGTGGAAGTGGTCAAGTACTGATTTTTCTGAATCAGCCAGCGTTAATGAGGAAAACTTAGCGATTCGGTTACTGACGGATCTGGCGGTCATTTCATCAAGCATTGAGATTTCACAAAAAGAAATTCAACAGATTGGGTTTACTGCTACCGCGAAAGTTGTCCGACAAACCTTGAATTTTGAAATTTTGCAGTACTTGTATAAACAAACTCCTGGATTAGTTTCTGACAAGCTTAAATTTGTACTTGAGTTTGTTTGGAAACATCTGCAGAACACACCTTGTCGTGGAATCATTATTGCCTATGATGAGGCCCAAAATCTCAGTGATCAATCCGCAAAAGAACAGTACCCATTGTCCATGTTGCTTGATGTCTTTCAATCAATACAAAAGAAGGGTATTCCCTTGATGCTGGTTTTAACCGGGCTTCCAACACTGTTTCCAAAACTGGTTGAAGCCCGGACGTTTGCTGAACGGATGTTTCGCATTGTGACCTTGACCCGGTTGAATGAATCAGCAAGCCGTGAAGCAATTGAGAAGCCAATCAAAGATACAAACTGTCCGGTTACCTTTACGGCTGAATCAGTCAACAGCATTGTTGATCTGTCAAACGGCTATCCTTATTTTATTCAATTTATTTGTCGCGAAGCCTTTGACGCCTTTATTCAACAAACTGAGAGAGAAAAAACCGGGCAGCTCCCGGTGGATGAAATTCTGAGAAAGCTGGATAGTGACTTTTTCTCAGGTCGTTGGAACCGGGCAACGGATCGCCAGCGCGAATTATTAAGCGTGATCAGTTCCCTAAAGAATTGTGATGAAGAATTTACAGTTCAGGAAATCGTTGATAAATCGAAGAGTAAAAGCGGAAAATCGTTTAGCAGTAGCCACGTGAATCAAATGTTATCCAAGCTGGCTGAAGCTGGTTTAGTGTATAAAAACAGATTTGGGAAGTATTCTTTTGCCGTTCCTTTGCTTGGAAAATTTATTCAGCGACAAGAGAAAACCGCATAA